The Boseongicola sp. DNA segment AGGCGAGGACGGCGCGTTGGCGGCGTTTCCGCCGGCGGAGATTGAAGCCGCCGATCTTGCAGGGCTGGCGCTGGAACTGGCCGAGTGGGGAACAACTGATTTGCCCTTCCTGACGCCGCCGCCCGAGGGCGCTTTGGCCGAGGCGCAGGACCTGCTGACGGCCCTGGGAGCGTTTGAAAACGGCGCAATTACGAGCCACGGCAAAAAACTGGCTTCTATGCCGCTGCACCCAAGACTGGCGCATATGCTTGAAACTGCGGGGAAATCTTCCGCGCTATTGGCTGCGCTTCTGGCGGATCGCGATCCCTTGCGGGGGGGTGGTGCCTATCTTGGCAAGCGGCTGGCAGCTTTGAAAAGTAGCCGCCGCGAAGGCCAGCTGGACCGCATTCGGGCCGAGGCCAAGCGGTTGGAAAAACGCGCGCCGCCTGCGAAAATTATCGACCCCGGCGAACAAGCTGCATTGGCATACCCCGACCGCATCGGCCTGCGCCGTCCCGGAGATGATCCCAGGTGGCTATTGTCGGGGGGCAAGGGCGCAAAAATGTCGAATGAGGATGATCTAGCAGGCGCGCGTCTGCTGGTGGTCACCGACACGGACGGTCATGCGCGCGAGGCGACAATACGCACCGCTTTGCCTGTCAACGAGGCGGCTTTGCGCGATGTGTTTAGGGATCAAATCCTGACCAAGGAATCAGTCGAATGGTCCCGACGCGAGGGACGCTTGATTGCCCGCACCGAGGAACGGCTTGGCGCCATCGCCCTGTCGTCCAAAGCCTGGAAAGACGCGCCAGATGATCAGATCGCCCAAGGCATGCTGACCGGTATTCGCCAACTTGGCCTGTTCCCTGCGGCGGCGGCCAACCGTTTTCGCGCCCGCGTGGCGCTTGTCCGGGCGGCGGGTCATGATCTGCCAGCGATGGACGACGCAACACTCCTGGAAGGCCTCGAAGACTGGCTTCTGCCGCATCTGACCAAAGTACGCAGCGCTGCCGACTGGAAATCATTCGATATCCTGCCCGCCCTGCGCGCCCGCCTGACCTGGGAACAGACCCAAACGCTGGATCGCGAAACCCCACCCAACTGGGTCACTCCACTGGGCCGCAAGATCCCCATCGATTATGAAGGCGAAGACCCCGCGATCGCGCTTCGCCTGCAAGAGATGTTCGGAACAACCCGCCACCCAAACGTTGCGGGTCGCGCGTTACGCGTGACGCTCCTGTCTCCCGCCGGACGGCCAGTGCAGACCACAATGGATATCCCCGGCTTTTGGGCCACATCTTATGCAGATGTTCGAAAAGACATGCGGGGACGTTACCCGAAACACCCGTGGCCCGAAGACCCGACCGAGGCTCAGGCAACATTACGCGCCAAACCCAGAAAACCCTGATCTTTTTCTGATCAAAAACACTCCGGGGTTTGGGGCAGAGCCCCAACTGGAAATGTCATGCGAAACGTAGTTTCGCACCGGTCGACCCGACGAAGTCGGGGCGAAACTACCAGCGTTTCAGGGCGTCTTCATCATCGGTTTTGGCATCAACCCAGGTGGTACCATCACCGGACAGCTCTTTCTTCCAGAACGGGGCGCGCGACTTCAGGAAATCCATCAAAAACTCCGCGGCCTGAAACGCATCCGCGCGATGTCGGGCGGCGGTGGCTACCATCATGATCTGCTCGCCGGGTTTCAACGGCCCGAACCGGTGAATGACCAACGCATCCTGCAATGACCAGCGGTCCATCGCCTCGGCGCGGATCGCCTCCAGCGCTTTTTCTGTCATGCCGGGATAATGCTCGATCTCCATGCCGCCGAGCGTGCCGCCTTCGTCGCGCACGAGGCCTGAGAAGGTCACAACCGCGCCTGCCCCATTAGCAGCTTCCGAAAACAGGCGCAGTTCTTCGCCAGCATCAAACGGTTCGGCTTGAACCCGGACGCTCATCCGCCGGTCATCGGGGGAAAGAAAGCCACCTCTCGCGCATTGGCGATAGAAGCCGACATTTCGGTCAATTCCTGATCCACGGCCACCCGGACCGAGGCCATATCAGAAAACGCCAATGCGTGAGCGTCGCTGCGGGCTTTCAACTCTTCCACAAGGTCAGCCACGGTCGCGGCCTGGGTCTCGATCTGCTCTTTCGGTTCGCCAATGCGTTCGCGCAGCCAAGCAAAGTAAAGCACATCAATCATGGCTAATCCTTCAAATGCGGCAACGACTTTTTCAGGTAGTCGGCCCCTGTGATCAGCGTCAGTGTCGCCGCGATCCACAACAGGCCAACGCCAATCCACCAGGTCCACCAATAGGCGTCCCGGATCAGCCGGATATTGATCGGATCATCGCCGCCACCCATGATGTCGGCGATAATCGCCCGATCCATACCGACAGTGCGCTCGATCCACATATGCTGGAAGATGCCGGTGGCAAACAGCACCGCAATGGCCACCATCTGCGCTGTGGTTTTCCACTTGGCCAGCTTTGTGACCTTCAATGTCCCCGCCGTGTCGCCCAAAAATTCGCGCAAGCCGGACACGAAGACCTCGCGGAACATGATCACCGTCGCGGGCAACAGGATCCAGGGGTCCATGCCCGCATAGCCGGTGATCACCAACAATGCGATCACCACCATCGCCTTGTCAGCGATCGGATCCAGCATCGCGCCCAGTTTGGTTTCCTGCTTCCAGGTCCGGGCAAGATAGCCGTCAAACCAATCGGTCGCGGCGGCAACCACGAACAGGATCAGCGCAAACCAATCGGCCCAGGGGCGTGCGAAGTAGAGAAACAGGATCACCAGTCCCGGGGCCGCAACCAGTCGCAGCAACGTCAGAATATTTGGGATCGTCCATGTCATGGAACCGATTTAATGGCGGTTGGGCAAAAGGGAAAGGCGTCAACGAACAAGTGAGGCGAAAAGCGGCAGATGCGCACGTAAATTATTAAGGACGCAACGCGGAAACGACCACGGACGGCATTGGCACCAGCCAGCCATCGGTGCCGTGAATGCCTTCGGCCCGCACACGCTTCGCCATTGCGGCGCGAATATCAGCGCCCCTGCCGTGCGGTTGAGCCTTTAGCAATGCAGCCGCGCGGACGGCGCCTTCGGCAAATACATCAAAAAGATCTTCCGGGGCGTTAAGCAGGAACTGGCTTGCGACATGTTTCAGGTCGGGTTCGACGAAACCAGCTTTCTCCAGGGCGGGAAAAGCTATTCGGGTGTCCGCATAGGCATGGGCGTCCGGACCGGCAGGGAGCGTGACATCGACGTTGCCGTGGGCGCCGACGGCATCGAATAGCCATCCAAAAGCTCCGCCGGATCCCTTGCCCTGCCACACAGATAACGCCAACCGTCCACCGGGGCGCAGAACGCGAGCCACCTCATCCAGCGCAGCTTCAGGGTCTGGCAAATGCGGGATACCAAATCCGATGGTCACGGCGTCAAAGCTATTGTTGTCGAACGGCATCGACATGGCGTCGCCCTCGACAAATCGACCTTCCGGAACTGACTCGCGAGAGAGATCGATCATAGCGGGGGAGAAATCGAGGCCTGTCACGTTGGCCGCGATTTTGACCAACTGATGCGACACAACGCCGTGACCACAGCAAAGGTCCAGAACCTCTTCGCCTGGCAAAACCGCGACTGCTTGCGTCAATACGCCCGCGACTTTCTCAACTGCATAGCCGAACCCATTGGCGTAGCCTTTGGCAATCGAGGCTTGGCCCCAGCCAGTTCTCTCCATTTGCTCAAAACCGGAGGTGTCCATCACTTAATCCTGCGTCCAGCTTTGCATCTGGGAAATTGAACCTCGCAAAAGTAGCACGTCAAACCCGGCGATGCCGCGATAGCCCCTCGCGAACAGGGCGTCGGCGGCCTCTTTACTCAATGCATTGCTGCAAAGCGGTATGCCGTTAGCCTTGGCAGCAGCTTCGATCCGATCGCGTGCGGCGACCACTTCAGGATGATCGAACTGACCCGAAACCCCGTAGGCCGTCGAGAGATCGAACATGGCGGGCACGATGATATCGATACCTGGCACAGCACAGATGGCTTCGATGTTCTCAACCGCCTCGATCGTCTCGATGAGGGGGGTGCATACACGGTCGTGGTCCACCATCTCGCGATACTCGGCGATGCTGGTGCCTTCATAACTGTGTGCCAGGAAGGGTCCGAAGCCGCGGGTTCCGTTCGGCGGGTAGCGCATCGCAGCAACCGCCTTTTCAGCGTCTTCGACCGTTTTGATCAAGGGAAACATGATGCCTTCCGCGCCAAGATCCAGCGCACGCTTCACCTGCCAGTCTTCGTTGGCGGCGATTCGGACCAAAGGGGCACAGTCGCTGCGCGCGGTGGCAGCGATCATGGCGTGGGCGCTGCCATAGTCCACTGCGCCATGCTCCAAATCGATAATGACCGAATCTGCGCCCGCCGCCACCATCAGCTGCGTCACCGTCGCCGATGGAATGGTGCAAAGATGTGTTGTGAACCGCCGATTTGGGTCAGCGAGTTTTGCCTTCAATGATGCCATCATCTTCCCCTCGTAATGGGGAAAGCCTAGCTGCCGTGGAAGTAATCGTAAATCGTTTCCGCCAGCGCGTCAGATATTCCGTCGACTGCTTTCAGATCCGCCAGATCCGCGCGACTTGCAGCCTTGGCCGAGCCGAAATGCTGCAAAAGCGCGCGTTTGCGCGTGGCCCCCACACCCGGCACATCATCCAAGGGTGTTGCCCCGACAGCTTTCGAGCGTTTGTTGCGGTGGGCCCCGATGGCAAAGCGGTGGGCTTCGTCTCGCATGCGCTGGATGAAATAAAGCACAGGGTCCCCCCGACGCAGCGCGAAAGGGCGTTGGCCAGTGCGATAAAACTCTTCTTTGCCGTGATCGCGGTCGACACCTTTGGCGACCCCGACCATTGCGACATCTTCAACGCCGAGTTCGGCCATGATCTCGCGCACAGCACTGACTTGCCCCGCGCCACCATCAATCAACAACAGATCCGGCCACGTTCCATTTTGGCGATCCGGGTCTTCCTTCAG contains these protein-coding regions:
- the hrpB gene encoding ATP-dependent helicase HrpB, yielding MARASFPVQRSIFIEYPDGLGYIKRVTFNPPIDAALPDLVTALSSEGRGVLQAPPGAGKTTCVPLAMLEAGLTDMRIVMLEPRRLAARAAATRMAEMIGEKVGGKVGYRIRGDAKVSRETRIEVVTEGILTRMIQSDPSLDGIGAVIFDEFHERSLNADLGLALALEVREALRPDLILLAMSATLDAAPVARLMGDAPLITSAGTSFDVETHWLDRPIPRDVWFDVAMADQVVRAANETEGSILAFLPGEGEIRRVMQRLTDRLPDIAVLPLYGALPFPQQQKAIRPGTGRRIILATAIAETSLTIPDITVVVDGGRARRARFDPGSGMSRLVTERVTCTEADQRRGRAGRVSAGVCFRMWTKGEDGALAAFPPAEIEAADLAGLALELAEWGTTDLPFLTPPPEGALAEAQDLLTALGAFENGAITSHGKKLASMPLHPRLAHMLETAGKSSALLAALLADRDPLRGGGAYLGKRLAALKSSRREGQLDRIRAEAKRLEKRAPPAKIIDPGEQAALAYPDRIGLRRPGDDPRWLLSGGKGAKMSNEDDLAGARLLVVTDTDGHAREATIRTALPVNEAALRDVFRDQILTKESVEWSRREGRLIARTEERLGAIALSSKAWKDAPDDQIAQGMLTGIRQLGLFPAAAANRFRARVALVRAAGHDLPAMDDATLLEGLEDWLLPHLTKVRSAADWKSFDILPALRARLTWEQTQTLDRETPPNWVTPLGRKIPIDYEGEDPAIALRLQEMFGTTRHPNVAGRALRVTLLSPAGRPVQTTMDIPGFWATSYADVRKDMRGRYPKHPWPEDPTEAQATLRAKPRKP
- a CDS encoding molybdenum cofactor biosynthesis protein MoaE, whose amino-acid sequence is MSVRVQAEPFDAGEELRLFSEAANGAGAVVTFSGLVRDEGGTLGGMEIEHYPGMTEKALEAIRAEAMDRWSLQDALVIHRFGPLKPGEQIMMVATAARHRADAFQAAEFLMDFLKSRAPFWKKELSGDGTTWVDAKTDDEDALKRW
- the moaD gene encoding molybdopterin converting factor subunit 1, whose protein sequence is MIDVLYFAWLRERIGEPKEQIETQAATVADLVEELKARSDAHALAFSDMASVRVAVDQELTEMSASIANAREVAFFPPMTGG
- the pgsA gene encoding CDP-diacylglycerol--glycerol-3-phosphate 3-phosphatidyltransferase, with the protein product MTWTIPNILTLLRLVAAPGLVILFLYFARPWADWFALILFVVAAATDWFDGYLARTWKQETKLGAMLDPIADKAMVVIALLVITGYAGMDPWILLPATVIMFREVFVSGLREFLGDTAGTLKVTKLAKWKTTAQMVAIAVLFATGIFQHMWIERTVGMDRAIIADIMGGGDDPINIRLIRDAYWWTWWIGVGLLWIAATLTLITGADYLKKSLPHLKD
- a CDS encoding methyltransferase domain-containing protein → MERTGWGQASIAKGYANGFGYAVEKVAGVLTQAVAVLPGEEVLDLCCGHGVVSHQLVKIAANVTGLDFSPAMIDLSRESVPEGRFVEGDAMSMPFDNNSFDAVTIGFGIPHLPDPEAALDEVARVLRPGGRLALSVWQGKGSGGAFGWLFDAVGAHGNVDVTLPAGPDAHAYADTRIAFPALEKAGFVEPDLKHVASQFLLNAPEDLFDVFAEGAVRAAALLKAQPHGRGADIRAAMAKRVRAEGIHGTDGWLVPMPSVVVSALRP
- a CDS encoding 2,4-dihydroxyhept-2-ene-1,7-dioic acid aldolase, with the protein product MMASLKAKLADPNRRFTTHLCTIPSATVTQLMVAAGADSVIIDLEHGAVDYGSAHAMIAATARSDCAPLVRIAANEDWQVKRALDLGAEGIMFPLIKTVEDAEKAVAAMRYPPNGTRGFGPFLAHSYEGTSIAEYREMVDHDRVCTPLIETIEAVENIEAICAVPGIDIIVPAMFDLSTAYGVSGQFDHPEVVAARDRIEAAAKANGIPLCSNALSKEAADALFARGYRGIAGFDVLLLRGSISQMQSWTQD